Proteins found in one Legionella pneumophila subsp. pascullei genomic segment:
- the pheT gene encoding phenylalanine--tRNA ligase subunit beta yields the protein MKVSKLWLREWVNFSLTEQELAEQLTMAGLEVDAVNPVAGQFTHVIVAEVLNTKPHPDADKLTLCEVNINKDKPLKIVCGAANVRSGLKVALAMIGAHLPGGLQIKESKLRGELSQGMLCSTTELGLAEHSEGIMELSDDAPIGMDLREYLALDDHVFDIDLTPNRADCFSILGVAREVAVLNKLPLIEQPITTVPPAIDDGLRVNLIHSEACPRYCGRIIRNLNLEAKTPLWMAERLRRGGIRTLHPVVDVMNYVMLELGQPMHAFDLSKINGEINVRYSTSGEQLELLDGQEVVLNDNVLVIADKESPLAMAGIMGGANSAVQEHTQHVFLESAYFNPVTIAGVARKYGLFSDSSQRFERGVDPCLQSKALERATELILSISGGEAGPVIESFDKKFLPGTVSFLFDTTKVKKLTGLSIPVSEMKNLLEGLGIVITKETNHFFEVTIPSHRVDLQQDADLVEEIIRLYGYDKLQAQPMQTSVQAGLISAKEKIAEQISSWFSAKGYHETISYSFVDPELQEALYPQKEFMELLNPISSELSQMRAGMWPGLIASMIYNSHRQQTAVKFFEIGVVFDLDGGQLKERSCIAGLLMGEQGNLNWSEPTRLFDFYDLKGDLQSLFASLKLDDVEFIQSSHHALHPGQSAQIVINGKHSGWIGVLHPRLSDAFDLHQDVILFELNIESLINPTIPLYKPISKYPQIRRDLSFLVDRQISAMQIERVIRNTVKEDWLKSFDVFDVYMGKGIPEDRKSIAVAMTLQDDTRTLVDAEINLVISAIIKKLENEFSILLRE from the coding sequence ATGAAAGTAAGTAAGTTATGGTTACGTGAATGGGTTAACTTCTCATTAACTGAACAAGAGCTGGCTGAGCAATTGACCATGGCTGGTTTAGAAGTTGATGCAGTAAACCCTGTGGCTGGCCAATTCACTCATGTCATTGTTGCTGAAGTTCTAAATACCAAGCCTCATCCTGATGCGGATAAATTAACCTTATGTGAAGTGAATATCAATAAAGACAAACCTTTGAAAATTGTTTGTGGCGCGGCTAATGTGAGGTCTGGTTTGAAGGTTGCCTTAGCCATGATTGGAGCTCACTTGCCTGGCGGTCTGCAAATTAAGGAATCCAAATTACGTGGGGAATTATCTCAGGGCATGTTGTGTTCCACAACAGAATTGGGATTGGCAGAACATTCCGAGGGGATAATGGAGTTGAGTGATGATGCGCCCATTGGAATGGATTTGCGTGAGTACCTTGCTCTTGATGATCATGTCTTTGATATCGATTTGACTCCTAATCGTGCGGATTGCTTTAGTATTTTAGGAGTCGCTCGGGAAGTAGCTGTCCTCAATAAATTACCTTTAATTGAACAGCCAATAACTACAGTGCCACCAGCCATTGATGATGGCCTGCGAGTAAATTTAATCCATTCCGAAGCATGTCCCCGTTATTGTGGTCGAATTATTCGTAATTTGAATCTTGAAGCAAAAACACCGTTATGGATGGCTGAGCGCTTACGTCGTGGCGGTATTAGAACGTTGCACCCTGTCGTGGATGTGATGAATTATGTCATGCTTGAGCTTGGGCAACCCATGCATGCTTTTGATTTGTCAAAAATTAACGGTGAAATTAATGTACGTTATAGTACTTCAGGCGAGCAATTAGAATTATTGGATGGGCAAGAAGTTGTCTTAAATGACAATGTATTGGTGATTGCTGACAAAGAAAGCCCCTTGGCTATGGCTGGAATAATGGGCGGCGCTAATAGCGCGGTCCAAGAGCACACCCAACATGTTTTTCTGGAAAGTGCCTATTTTAATCCGGTAACAATTGCCGGGGTCGCCAGAAAATATGGTTTATTTAGTGATTCATCGCAACGATTCGAGCGGGGAGTGGATCCCTGTTTGCAATCGAAAGCGCTTGAAAGAGCGACAGAATTAATTTTATCTATTTCAGGGGGTGAAGCTGGGCCGGTGATAGAGTCTTTTGACAAAAAGTTTTTACCAGGTACGGTTTCCTTTTTATTTGATACGACAAAAGTGAAAAAATTAACGGGGTTGTCCATCCCTGTAAGCGAAATGAAGAATTTACTGGAGGGATTAGGTATTGTCATTACCAAAGAAACAAATCATTTTTTTGAGGTTACCATTCCTTCTCATCGCGTAGATTTGCAACAAGATGCTGATTTGGTTGAAGAAATTATTCGTTTGTATGGCTATGACAAGCTGCAGGCTCAGCCAATGCAAACATCAGTACAAGCCGGTTTAATCAGTGCCAAGGAGAAAATTGCTGAGCAAATTTCATCGTGGTTTAGTGCCAAGGGTTACCATGAAACCATCAGTTATAGTTTTGTCGACCCCGAGCTGCAGGAAGCACTTTACCCGCAAAAAGAATTTATGGAATTGCTAAATCCAATTTCCTCTGAATTATCACAAATGCGCGCTGGAATGTGGCCAGGTTTAATTGCATCTATGATTTATAATAGCCACAGACAACAAACAGCAGTGAAGTTTTTTGAAATAGGCGTGGTTTTTGATCTTGACGGAGGCCAATTAAAAGAACGCTCATGTATTGCTGGCCTGTTAATGGGTGAGCAAGGTAATTTGAACTGGAGTGAGCCTACCCGTTTATTTGATTTTTATGATTTAAAAGGGGATTTACAATCCTTGTTTGCGTCATTGAAGCTGGATGATGTTGAATTTATTCAATCATCTCATCACGCTCTTCACCCCGGGCAATCAGCCCAGATTGTGATTAATGGCAAGCATTCGGGATGGATAGGCGTGTTGCATCCGCGCTTGTCGGATGCCTTTGATCTTCATCAGGATGTGATTTTGTTTGAATTGAATATTGAATCATTAATCAATCCGACTATCCCTCTGTATAAGCCCATTTCCAAATATCCGCAAATAAGGAGAGATTTATCTTTCCTGGTTGATAGACAGATAAGTGCTATGCAGATTGAGCGTGTGATTAGAAATACAGTAAAAGAGGATTGGTTAAAATCATTTGACGTATTTGATGTGTACATGGGTAAAGGTATTCCAGAAGATAGAAAAAGCATAGCTGTGGCCATGACGCTTCAGGATGACACTCGAACATTAGTTGATGCCGAGATCAATTTAGTAATTAGTGCTATAATCAAGAAACTGGAAAATGAATTTTCAATCCTTTTGAGGGAATGA
- the rplT gene encoding 50S ribosomal protein L20 — protein sequence MPRVKRGVTAKARHKKILDQAKGYYGARSRTYRVAKQAVIKAGQYAYRDRRQKKRQFRALWITRINAQARECGLSYSRLIDGLKKASIELDRKILADMAVHDKVAFAAIAEQAKAALAG from the coding sequence ATGCCAAGAGTAAAACGTGGTGTGACAGCAAAAGCGCGTCACAAGAAAATTTTAGACCAAGCCAAAGGTTATTATGGCGCCCGTAGTCGTACCTATCGAGTTGCTAAACAGGCTGTAATTAAAGCCGGTCAATACGCATATCGGGATAGACGGCAGAAAAAGCGACAATTCCGTGCTTTATGGATTACTCGTATCAATGCTCAAGCTCGTGAATGTGGTTTATCCTACAGTCGCTTGATTGATGGTTTGAAAAAAGCCTCCATTGAGCTGGATAGGAAAATCCTGGCTGACATGGCAGTTCATGATAAAGTTGCCTTTGCTGCTATTGCAGAACAAGCCAAAGCAGCTTTAGCTGGTTAA
- the rpmI gene encoding 50S ribosomal protein L35, with translation MPKLKSHRGAAKRFRKTASGAIKRRGAYRNHILTKKSTKQKRHLRVEAGTLKPCDARLAERMLHGS, from the coding sequence ATGCCGAAGTTAAAGTCACATCGTGGAGCAGCTAAACGCTTCCGAAAGACAGCGAGTGGAGCGATTAAACGTCGCGGCGCTTATAGAAATCATATCCTCACTAAAAAATCTACTAAGCAAAAGCGTCATTTGCGTGTAGAAGCAGGTACTTTGAAGCCATGCGATGCGCGTTTGGCTGAACGTATGTTGCACGGTAGTTAA
- the infC gene encoding translation initiation factor IF-3 — MSAPTKRENDRARINEQITVPEVRLIDVDGNQAGIVSTREALRAAEESGLDLVEISPTAKPPVCRIMDYGKFLFELSKKQAEARKKQKQIQVKELKFRPTTEDGDYQVKLRNLIRFLNHGDKVKITLRFRGREMAHQELGMKILERLQADTADVAIVEQHAKREGRQLLMVLSPKKTK, encoded by the coding sequence ATTAGTGCACCAACTAAGCGTGAAAATGATCGCGCACGAATTAATGAACAGATCACTGTACCTGAGGTACGCTTAATTGATGTCGATGGTAACCAGGCAGGAATTGTATCAACGCGAGAAGCGCTACGGGCAGCAGAAGAAAGCGGATTGGATTTGGTGGAAATATCTCCAACAGCCAAGCCTCCTGTTTGTCGTATTATGGATTATGGCAAGTTTCTCTTTGAACTGAGTAAAAAACAAGCTGAAGCAAGAAAAAAGCAAAAACAAATTCAGGTCAAAGAATTAAAATTCCGTCCCACGACGGAAGATGGAGATTATCAGGTCAAGCTACGCAACCTGATCCGTTTCCTCAATCATGGTGATAAGGTCAAAATCACATTACGTTTTCGTGGTCGTGAAATGGCTCATCAAGAACTCGGTATGAAGATTTTGGAACGTTTGCAAGCCGACACGGCTGATGTAGCCATAGTGGAGCAGCATGCAAAACGTGAAGGAAGACAATTACTGATGGTATTATCACCCAAAAAAACCAAGTAA
- the thrS gene encoding threonine--tRNA ligase has product MPNVKLPDGNVKHFEAPLTIYDVAHHISPGLAKAAIAGRVDGRLVDTSYLIKEDCSLIIVTEKHEDSLEIIRHSTAHLLAQAVKALFPSAQVTIGPVIEDGFYYDFAFERSFTPDDLSLIEAKMHELAKANLAITRRELPRNEAIQYFKGLGEEYKAKIIADIPEDEVLSLYKQGDFEDLCRGPHVPSTGFLKAFKLTKVAGAYWRGDSNNEMLQRIYGTAWADKKSLEEYLFRLEEAEKRDHRKLGKALDLFHFQDIAPGMVFWHPKGWTIYQELEHYMRNRLVDFGYQEIRTPQLVDRSLWEKSGHWANFRDEMFVTETENRHYAVKPMSCPCHVQVYNHGLKSYRDLPLRLSEFGNCHRCEPSGALHGLMRVRNMVQDDAHIFCTEDQIQSEVAMMLELVQSVYKDFGFTEIKYRLALRPEKRVGSDDVWDKAETALKLAMQGRNIEWVDAPGEGAFYGPKIECSLSDCLGRIWQCGTIQVDFSMPARLEASYVAEDGSKQTPVMLHRAILGSLERFMGILIEHYAGKLPLWLSPVQAVVLTISEKQNEYAEKVSKTLQKRGIRANFDLRNEKIGFKIREHTLQKVPYLLVVGDKEVEHCQVAVRTRDGVDMGVMTIDTICDTLTQEIIRKGSI; this is encoded by the coding sequence ATGCCAAATGTTAAATTACCAGATGGAAATGTAAAACATTTTGAAGCGCCTCTCACCATTTATGATGTGGCACATCACATTAGTCCTGGATTAGCTAAGGCAGCAATAGCAGGTCGTGTTGATGGCCGCTTGGTGGATACATCTTATCTTATAAAAGAAGACTGCTCATTGATCATTGTAACTGAGAAACATGAAGACAGTCTTGAAATAATCAGGCATTCTACCGCTCATTTATTAGCCCAGGCTGTAAAAGCGTTATTTCCATCAGCTCAAGTGACTATAGGTCCTGTGATAGAAGACGGGTTTTATTATGATTTTGCTTTTGAGCGCTCATTTACTCCCGATGATTTGAGTTTAATTGAAGCGAAAATGCATGAATTGGCAAAGGCTAATCTTGCAATCACTCGTCGAGAATTGCCTAGAAATGAGGCAATACAATATTTTAAGGGATTAGGAGAAGAATATAAGGCAAAAATTATTGCGGATATCCCCGAAGATGAAGTTCTCTCTCTCTATAAACAAGGTGATTTTGAAGATTTGTGCCGAGGTCCACATGTACCTTCCACAGGGTTTTTAAAAGCATTTAAATTGACGAAAGTAGCTGGTGCTTATTGGCGTGGCGACTCAAACAACGAAATGTTACAGCGAATTTACGGCACTGCCTGGGCTGATAAAAAATCCCTTGAAGAATACTTGTTTCGTTTGGAAGAAGCAGAAAAACGCGATCATCGTAAGTTAGGTAAAGCCTTGGATTTGTTTCATTTCCAGGATATTGCTCCGGGGATGGTTTTTTGGCATCCCAAAGGATGGACTATTTATCAAGAGCTAGAGCATTACATGCGAAATCGACTGGTAGATTTTGGCTATCAGGAAATTAGAACACCGCAATTAGTGGACAGATCGCTGTGGGAGAAGTCAGGTCATTGGGCGAATTTTAGAGATGAAATGTTTGTTACGGAAACAGAGAATCGGCATTATGCAGTAAAGCCTATGAGTTGTCCCTGTCACGTTCAAGTTTATAATCATGGTTTAAAAAGCTACAGGGATCTTCCTCTCAGGTTATCTGAATTTGGAAATTGCCACCGTTGTGAGCCATCCGGTGCATTGCATGGTTTAATGCGCGTGCGCAACATGGTGCAGGATGATGCTCATATTTTTTGTACCGAGGATCAGATTCAATCTGAAGTGGCTATGATGCTCGAATTAGTTCAATCGGTGTATAAAGACTTTGGGTTTACTGAAATAAAATATCGATTGGCTTTGCGTCCTGAAAAACGCGTCGGGTCAGATGATGTTTGGGATAAGGCTGAAACCGCGCTCAAACTGGCTATGCAGGGAAGAAATATTGAGTGGGTGGATGCACCGGGTGAAGGCGCATTTTATGGACCAAAAATTGAGTGTTCTCTATCCGATTGTTTAGGCAGAATTTGGCAGTGCGGAACAATTCAGGTTGATTTTTCTATGCCTGCGCGCCTTGAGGCAAGTTATGTTGCTGAAGATGGAAGCAAGCAAACACCAGTTATGTTGCATAGAGCCATTTTGGGTTCTCTCGAACGATTCATGGGGATATTAATCGAGCATTATGCAGGTAAACTGCCATTGTGGTTATCCCCTGTGCAGGCAGTTGTGCTCACTATCAGTGAGAAGCAGAATGAGTATGCCGAAAAAGTGAGTAAAACTTTGCAAAAAAGAGGGATTCGCGCCAATTTTGACTTGAGAAATGAAAAGATTGGTTTTAAAATTCGCGAGCATACCTTACAAAAAGTCCCTTATTTATTGGTGGTAGGTGATAAAGAAGTTGAACATTGTCAGGTAGCTGTTCGCACTCGTGATGGCGTTGACATGGGTGTGATGACAATAGATACAATTTGTGATACCTTAACGCAAGAAATTATCCGTAAAGGATCAATATAA
- a CDS encoding DUF167 domain-containing protein, whose amino-acid sequence MWFKIIDPHVEIAIYAKPNAKNTQLMAITDDRLHIALHAKPHEGEANKELLFFISQFFKIPKTQIDLIKGKNSRHKLIRLPLSESVICFLNNPTIQEM is encoded by the coding sequence ATGTGGTTTAAAATAATAGATCCCCATGTAGAAATAGCTATTTATGCCAAACCGAATGCCAAGAATACACAACTTATGGCTATTACTGATGATAGGCTACATATTGCGCTTCATGCCAAACCACATGAAGGAGAAGCCAATAAAGAGCTTTTATTCTTTATATCCCAATTTTTTAAAATTCCAAAAACACAAATCGACCTAATTAAAGGAAAAAATAGCCGTCATAAACTCATAAGGCTACCTTTATCAGAATCCGTAATCTGTTTTTTAAATAATCCAACAATCCAGGAAATGTGA
- a CDS encoding helix-turn-helix domain-containing protein has protein sequence MEKVNLTKQFAYRLRDAMIAAGHNSQRSPSGVCIHKLAEMTGYSLQICRKYLRGEAIPDAVKLVEVASKLNVSPGWLLFGEAHNDSGTSHECITISKNLLHHIFTKAACLYNHDLVEEEVSYFLIDLINDISLINATEEQSKKIIDLAISSVSHFRHSQGT, from the coding sequence ATGGAGAAAGTTAATCTAACGAAACAGTTTGCTTACCGTTTGCGTGATGCGATGATTGCAGCAGGTCATAATTCTCAACGCTCTCCATCAGGAGTATGTATTCATAAATTAGCTGAAATGACCGGTTACTCTTTGCAAATATGTAGGAAATACCTTCGTGGAGAAGCCATTCCCGACGCTGTCAAGCTGGTAGAAGTTGCATCGAAACTAAATGTTTCTCCAGGATGGCTTTTGTTTGGTGAGGCTCATAATGATTCCGGAACATCTCACGAATGCATCACGATAAGCAAAAATTTACTCCATCATATTTTCACAAAAGCAGCTTGCCTATATAATCACGATCTCGTGGAAGAGGAAGTCTCTTACTTTTTGATAGATTTGATCAACGACATTAGTTTAATCAATGCCACTGAAGAACAGTCTAAAAAAATTATTGATTTGGCTATCTCTTCTGTGAGCCATTTCAGACACTCACAAGGAACGTAA
- the wip gene encoding Dot/Icm T4SS effector Wip, with translation MPKRLINKNIDIYNYPNELEDNLGSISLGDLHGNAIKLIHFLFRHKIIKFKREITNFHEAYQQFVIIYEQYDDIVQEYLEIRTLLQLIQIKITNAKQRILDIDKKISLITDNEKELSQSLLQLKKPVEANLQIAEINKADLEEKLSSLKARLPSCIERFNKFMEQIEIHDIKTLIRLLGDEVADRGSCDYFTLKILDFLYQNQIAINIVLSNHGYEFIHAYEKLVIDQPFKPKGDIGDIQIKSFWGIQLLLEQSAITQEELKGLVERTYKPILKIIDYSLSEDGITLYSHAPIRFDSIRWAAAQLGVSYDDSTKEALAETIDQMNTQLQIYMKNNMLHLLFESNEINDLTNMTDEERKAWPLIYLIWNRWNESKEVENARPGRHNGYSIAYVHGHDPFQSQLIYVYNLDTLCGKYSRKNEEEQINRAFQFLTENRHTKVDKTASESLLRDISRYKVLDSDEYTLKPKTSKKLSGSLTDVRDYKISENLIKLSLLGKPKAVSGSLSLEQNVFIANQVSPDK, from the coding sequence ATGCCCAAACGCCTTATAAATAAGAATATTGATATATACAATTATCCTAATGAATTAGAGGATAATTTAGGTTCGATTTCACTGGGGGATTTGCATGGCAACGCAATCAAGCTTATCCATTTTCTTTTCCGTCATAAAATAATTAAATTTAAACGAGAAATTACCAATTTCCACGAAGCTTATCAGCAATTTGTAATAATTTATGAACAATATGACGATATCGTTCAAGAATATTTGGAAATTCGTACTCTTCTTCAATTGATACAAATAAAAATAACGAACGCAAAGCAAAGAATTTTAGATATTGATAAAAAAATATCGCTCATCACAGACAATGAGAAAGAGCTTTCTCAGTCGTTATTGCAACTTAAGAAGCCAGTGGAGGCCAATTTACAAATAGCCGAAATCAATAAGGCTGACCTTGAAGAAAAATTAAGTAGTTTGAAAGCAAGGTTGCCATCATGTATTGAGCGATTTAATAAGTTCATGGAGCAGATAGAAATCCATGATATTAAAACGCTTATTCGATTGCTAGGCGATGAAGTTGCAGATCGAGGGAGTTGTGATTATTTTACTTTAAAAATACTGGACTTTCTTTATCAAAATCAGATAGCAATCAATATAGTCTTATCCAATCATGGGTACGAGTTTATTCATGCCTATGAAAAACTTGTAATCGACCAACCATTTAAACCCAAAGGTGATATTGGGGATATACAAATTAAATCGTTCTGGGGTATTCAATTGTTACTGGAGCAAAGTGCTATTACCCAGGAGGAGTTGAAAGGTTTAGTCGAGAGAACTTATAAACCAATTTTAAAAATTATCGATTACTCTCTAAGTGAAGACGGTATTACCTTGTATAGCCATGCTCCCATACGATTTGATAGTATTCGGTGGGCCGCTGCTCAGTTGGGTGTCTCTTATGATGATTCGACCAAAGAAGCATTGGCTGAAACCATAGATCAAATGAATACCCAATTGCAAATTTATATGAAGAATAACATGCTTCATTTGTTATTTGAGAGTAATGAAATCAACGATCTTACCAATATGACGGATGAAGAAAGAAAAGCATGGCCCTTAATTTATCTAATATGGAATCGCTGGAATGAAAGCAAAGAAGTGGAGAACGCTCGACCTGGAAGACACAATGGTTATTCTATTGCTTATGTTCATGGACATGATCCTTTCCAAAGTCAATTAATTTATGTATACAATTTGGATACATTGTGTGGAAAGTATTCGAGAAAAAATGAGGAAGAGCAAATTAACAGGGCCTTTCAGTTTTTGACTGAAAATCGACACACCAAAGTGGATAAAACTGCAAGTGAAAGTCTTCTTCGCGATATATCAAGGTATAAAGTGCTGGATTCAGATGAATACACTTTGAAACCAAAAACCTCTAAGAAGTTATCCGGCTCACTAACAGATGTTCGTGATTATAAAATTAGCGAGAATTTAATAAAACTAAGTTTGCTTGGAAAACCAAAAGCCGTATCTGGTTCGTTGAGTTTAGAGCAGAATGTCTTTATTGCTAATCAGGTGTCCCCGGACAAATGA
- a CDS encoding YbdK family carboxylate-amine ligase, with the protein MRLLSFKKSRIVSIGTELEFQIIDRNSLSLVSRSKELMRSLKNMRYRDQIKPEITQSMIEINSSIHQSVKAMYDELLELQNILIETAASIDIAFCGGGTHPFQQWTMQKIFPSKRFKKKFNQYRYLSKRATVFGQHIHIGCPTGDDAIYLTHALARYVPHFIAISASSPFYLGINTNYCSSRSTIFNAFPLSGVIPYLKDWQEFSEYYRKMYRWKIIENMKDFYWDIRPKPELGTIEIRVCDTPLTLRKSILITAYIQALALYLLEEKPVQLSHDLYYVYNYNRFQASRHGLEGELTIADKDQPMPIMDDILETIKKIEQYINRLGNSEYIEELYRDVTNKQNDSVLINKIYKQDGSFTKLVAAECELWLSDSKDRKWITQPS; encoded by the coding sequence ATGAGATTATTATCTTTTAAAAAATCCAGAATTGTTTCAATTGGAACTGAATTGGAATTTCAGATTATAGATCGCAATTCACTATCTTTGGTTTCTCGCTCAAAAGAGTTGATGAGATCCCTAAAAAACATGCGTTACCGCGACCAAATTAAGCCCGAAATTACGCAAAGCATGATTGAAATCAATTCATCAATTCATCAATCAGTTAAAGCGATGTATGACGAACTGTTAGAGCTACAAAACATTTTAATAGAAACCGCTGCAAGCATTGATATTGCTTTTTGCGGAGGAGGGACACATCCATTTCAACAATGGACCATGCAAAAAATTTTTCCTTCGAAACGATTCAAAAAAAAGTTTAACCAATATCGTTATCTTAGCAAGCGTGCTACTGTTTTTGGCCAACATATTCATATTGGTTGTCCAACAGGGGATGATGCCATTTATTTAACTCATGCCCTGGCAAGATATGTTCCTCACTTTATTGCGATCAGCGCTTCATCACCTTTCTATCTGGGTATTAATACAAATTATTGTTCATCACGCTCAACTATTTTTAATGCTTTTCCATTAAGTGGCGTCATTCCCTATCTGAAAGATTGGCAAGAATTCTCGGAGTATTATCGCAAAATGTATCGTTGGAAGATCATTGAAAATATGAAAGATTTTTATTGGGATATTAGACCAAAGCCAGAACTTGGTACAATTGAAATAAGAGTCTGTGACACCCCTTTAACTCTTAGAAAATCGATTCTTATCACTGCTTATATTCAAGCATTGGCACTCTATCTCCTCGAAGAAAAACCTGTCCAGCTGTCTCACGACTTATACTATGTCTATAATTACAACAGGTTCCAAGCCAGCAGACATGGTCTGGAGGGAGAATTAACCATCGCAGATAAAGACCAGCCTATGCCTATCATGGATGACATACTTGAAACAATAAAAAAAATTGAACAATACATTAATAGGCTTGGAAACAGTGAATATATTGAGGAACTGTATAGGGACGTCACCAACAAACAAAATGATAGCGTTCTCATAAATAAGATCTATAAACAAGATGGTTCATTTACCAAACTGGTAGCCGCAGAATGCGAACTATGGTTAAGTGATTCTAAGGATAGGAAATGGATAACACAACCTTCTTAA
- a CDS encoding Crp/Fnr family transcriptional regulator has protein sequence MDNTTFLNTKEKILEIKPLMESAFGNILGYQELENMLAICTLVPFSINQIVFNQGDRIKGIYIIVTGTVDLIARTLGKGITKIETCLAGDFLGETSFLLNEPSATSAIAKNNVKCLFIPSAYFELMPAFSPEAKYKIMKAIGYQACSRLKQLHDKIIGFISHSDMQSLSFFGRVIQTFTQPKTHTLEESGVDKDQIYKNTLFHSFTQDETDELLEHAIPLTANKNCVLIHENETIPVCYIVIYGAVQSSVIQNSKIAKLSVIGPDSLFASTACFLSDIKFSITFITCESAVLLKISETELQYFQKNNPMIWYKLFNLISGSIISLARSLKKLDVRLNIEKYNQ, from the coding sequence ATGGATAACACAACCTTCTTAAATACAAAAGAAAAAATCCTGGAAATCAAACCATTAATGGAAAGTGCTTTCGGCAATATTCTAGGATACCAAGAACTCGAGAATATGTTGGCAATCTGTACGCTTGTACCATTCTCCATTAATCAAATCGTGTTTAATCAAGGGGATAGAATAAAAGGTATTTATATCATTGTGACAGGAACTGTTGATCTGATTGCCAGAACCTTAGGCAAAGGAATAACCAAGATAGAAACCTGCCTTGCCGGTGATTTTTTGGGAGAAACGTCCTTTCTCCTCAATGAGCCGAGTGCCACATCAGCTATTGCCAAGAATAATGTGAAATGCTTATTTATTCCTTCAGCCTATTTTGAACTGATGCCTGCATTTTCACCTGAAGCCAAATATAAAATCATGAAAGCAATTGGTTATCAGGCTTGTAGTCGTTTAAAACAATTACACGACAAAATCATTGGTTTTATTTCTCATTCTGATATGCAAAGCTTATCTTTTTTTGGACGCGTCATTCAGACTTTCACTCAACCTAAAACACATACTCTGGAGGAAAGTGGAGTTGATAAAGATCAAATTTATAAAAATACATTATTTCACTCTTTTACTCAAGATGAAACCGATGAATTGCTTGAACACGCGATACCTCTAACTGCCAATAAAAATTGTGTATTGATTCACGAGAATGAAACCATACCTGTATGTTATATTGTAATTTATGGAGCGGTTCAGTCCAGTGTGATACAAAACAGTAAAATTGCCAAATTGTCTGTTATTGGCCCTGACTCGTTGTTTGCCAGTACGGCCTGTTTTCTAAGTGACATTAAATTTTCAATTACATTTATTACCTGCGAATCAGCTGTTCTATTAAAGATATCTGAAACTGAACTTCAATATTTCCAAAAAAATAATCCCATGATCTGGTACAAATTATTTAATTTGATATCTGGATCTATCATTTCCCTTGCTCGTTCCTTAAAAAAATTGGACGTGCGACTGAACATAGAAAAATATAATCAGTGA